A genomic segment from Chitinophaga flava encodes:
- a CDS encoding ABC-F family ATP-binding cassette domain-containing protein: MLLTAQHIHFQLPPNRILFDDLHFSLDKNDHAAITGDNGAGKSTLLRILAGQLLPQRGTVTAHAPLYYVPQHFGQFNDRTVAQVLGIDAKIHALNAILEGDTQEQHFEALEDDWDIIARCEQVFDRWGIAYIPLTASFSQLSGGEKTRVFLSGSDLSAPATILLDEPTNHLDKTARAQLYDWVQRSNKALLIVSHDRQLLELCNPIWELSDSRLQIYGGNYTFYEQKKAEETAALQQQIAHAEKTVREARQQQQQAMERQQRENARSQKSRKDGGIPKILMNGRRDQAARTTARIQDVHAEKVAGLQAALDSASAGEQVARIMKGHFSTPPGHKGKILVQAEQLQFAYTDNSPLWPKPLDILVKSGDRLAIAGHNGSGKSTLIRLITGQLPAQQGRLYVAPFRSLVLDQDYSTIDRNKTVWQQAADNNEIQLDEGRLNTVLVRFLFDRDSWDKPCSTLSGGETLRLALCCMTLNSHAPDMIILDEPTNNLDLTNIRMLTQIFAAYQGTLIVVSHDARFLEETGVTETLYLTD, translated from the coding sequence TTCACTGGATAAAAATGATCATGCTGCCATTACCGGAGACAACGGTGCCGGCAAATCCACCCTGCTGCGGATTTTAGCCGGGCAGCTGTTGCCTCAGCGTGGCACAGTGACCGCGCATGCACCACTATATTATGTACCACAACATTTCGGGCAGTTTAATGACCGTACAGTAGCACAGGTACTGGGCATCGATGCCAAAATACATGCGCTGAACGCCATCCTCGAAGGCGACACACAGGAACAACATTTTGAAGCGCTGGAAGATGACTGGGATATCATCGCCCGCTGCGAACAGGTATTTGACAGATGGGGTATTGCCTATATCCCACTCACCGCCTCTTTTTCCCAGCTCAGTGGTGGCGAAAAAACCCGGGTGTTCCTGTCTGGCAGCGACCTCTCCGCCCCTGCCACCATACTGCTCGACGAGCCCACCAATCACCTCGATAAAACTGCCAGAGCCCAGCTGTACGACTGGGTACAACGCAGCAACAAAGCATTGCTGATCGTGAGCCACGACCGGCAGCTGCTGGAGCTGTGTAATCCCATCTGGGAGCTCTCCGACAGCCGGTTGCAGATATATGGTGGCAACTATACTTTTTATGAGCAGAAAAAAGCAGAAGAGACGGCCGCACTGCAGCAGCAGATTGCCCATGCAGAGAAAACAGTAAGGGAAGCCCGCCAGCAACAGCAGCAGGCTATGGAAAGGCAGCAACGGGAAAATGCCCGCTCACAAAAGAGCCGTAAAGATGGGGGCATACCAAAAATTCTGATGAACGGCCGCAGAGACCAGGCCGCCCGCACCACTGCAAGAATACAGGATGTTCATGCTGAAAAAGTAGCCGGACTCCAGGCTGCACTGGACTCCGCCAGCGCCGGCGAGCAGGTGGCCCGCATCATGAAAGGCCATTTCTCCACACCACCAGGACATAAAGGCAAAATACTGGTACAGGCAGAACAACTGCAGTTCGCCTATACCGACAACAGTCCCTTATGGCCCAAGCCACTGGACATCCTCGTCAAAAGCGGCGACCGGCTGGCCATCGCCGGCCACAACGGCAGCGGCAAATCAACTCTGATACGGCTAATCACAGGCCAGCTGCCCGCCCAACAGGGAAGGCTATACGTAGCACCATTCCGCAGCCTCGTACTTGACCAGGACTACAGCACCATTGACCGCAACAAAACCGTGTGGCAACAGGCTGCTGACAACAACGAAATACAACTGGATGAAGGGAGGCTGAACACGGTACTGGTGAGGTTTCTGTTTGACCGCGACAGCTGGGATAAGCCCTGCAGTACCCTCAGCGGCGGAGAAACACTACGGCTGGCATTATGTTGCATGACCCTCAACAGCCATGCTCCCGATATGATTATTCTTGACGAGCCTACCAACAACCTGGACCTGACCAACATCCGGATGCTGACACAGATATTCGCTGCGTACCAGGGCACCCTGATCGTAGTATCACACGATGCCCGCTTCCTGGAAGAAACGGGCGTAACAGAAACCTTATATCTGACTGATTAG
- a CDS encoding glucosamine-6-phosphate deaminase produces MRSFKTDTLEVQIHPSRIVMGVVAADKVATRIWQLLKEQPFVNIIFAAAPSQQEFLEALILQPGIEWERVNAFHMDEYVGLAADAPQGFGNFLKERIFSRLPFREVFYLDGNAVDTASECSRYAALLQAYPPDIVNMGIGENTHIAFNDPHVADFNDPALVKVVDLDEACRQQQVNDGCFSNITLVPRYALTLTVPALMRGRYIYCMVPGKNKAAAVKHTVHGAIQEQYPSTALRRHPAAILFLDSDSAQQISLSSFNIK; encoded by the coding sequence ATGCGATCATTTAAGACAGATACATTAGAGGTACAGATACATCCTTCCCGTATAGTCATGGGCGTTGTTGCTGCAGACAAGGTCGCCACCAGGATCTGGCAGCTGCTGAAAGAACAGCCTTTTGTCAACATCATCTTTGCTGCCGCGCCTTCCCAGCAGGAGTTCCTGGAAGCGTTGATATTGCAGCCGGGAATCGAATGGGAGAGAGTGAACGCTTTTCATATGGATGAATACGTAGGTCTGGCGGCCGATGCTCCACAGGGCTTCGGCAACTTCCTGAAGGAACGTATTTTTTCCAGGCTCCCTTTCCGGGAAGTGTTTTATCTCGATGGCAATGCTGTGGATACGGCTTCGGAATGCAGTCGCTATGCTGCTTTATTGCAAGCGTATCCTCCCGATATCGTGAACATGGGCATCGGCGAAAATACACACATCGCCTTCAACGATCCGCATGTAGCGGATTTCAACGATCCGGCTTTGGTAAAGGTGGTGGACCTTGATGAGGCTTGCCGCCAGCAACAGGTCAACGACGGCTGTTTCTCCAACATCACGCTCGTACCACGTTATGCCCTCACGCTTACGGTTCCTGCGTTGATGCGTGGCCGTTATATCTATTGTATGGTACCTGGCAAAAATAAAGCTGCTGCCGTAAAACATACAGTCCATGGCGCTATACAGGAACAATATCCATCTACCGCGCTGCGCAGGCATCCGGCAGCCATACTGTTTCTGGACAGCGACAGCGCGCAACAAATCAGTTTATCATCTTTCAACATAAAATAA
- a CDS encoding sugar MFS transporter has translation MSRRDTVISILIIGMLFFIFGFVTWVNAILIPYFKIACELTNFQSYLVAFAFYISYFIMSVPSSYLLKAVGFKKGIMIGFWTMSLGAAIFIPAAMTRTYEVFLLGLFTIGLGLAVLQTAANPYITILGPKESAAQRISIMGICNKGAGIIAPLIFAAVILKPTDSGLFAQLQHVTGAAKEAALDELIRRVITPYTVVAAVLFMLGLLVRYSPLPDINTEQEDGAVAMANAGKKNIFGFPHLILGAVAIFLHVGTQVVAIDTIIGYATTMHIPLMEAKTFPSYTLFVTICGYLLGIITIPRILSQVNALRICTVLGALFTLGIIYMRGEVKLLGHTTDISIWFVALLGFANSLVWAGIWPLALDGLGRFTKLGASLMIMGLSGNAMLPPLYGYFADRYDVRHAYWVLFPCYLYLIFYAFYGHRIRQWTSSIKIQPEKQLHGTEKV, from the coding sequence ATGAGTCGTCGTGATACCGTGATTTCTATCCTGATCATCGGAATGCTCTTCTTTATCTTCGGCTTCGTAACCTGGGTGAATGCCATTCTGATACCGTATTTTAAGATTGCCTGTGAGCTGACCAATTTTCAATCTTACCTTGTAGCCTTCGCTTTTTATATTTCCTATTTTATTATGTCGGTCCCTTCTTCTTACCTGCTGAAGGCAGTGGGATTTAAGAAGGGCATTATGATCGGCTTCTGGACGATGTCTTTGGGTGCGGCTATTTTTATTCCGGCAGCAATGACCCGAACTTATGAGGTGTTTCTGTTAGGACTATTTACCATCGGGTTGGGGCTGGCGGTATTGCAAACAGCTGCCAATCCCTACATCACGATACTGGGCCCTAAGGAAAGCGCGGCACAACGTATCAGTATCATGGGGATCTGCAACAAGGGCGCAGGTATTATCGCGCCGTTGATCTTTGCTGCTGTGATATTAAAGCCTACTGACAGCGGTTTGTTTGCACAACTGCAACATGTGACGGGCGCCGCTAAGGAAGCAGCTCTCGATGAACTGATCCGCAGAGTGATCACGCCTTATACTGTAGTGGCAGCTGTCTTGTTTATGTTGGGGTTGCTGGTGCGTTATTCTCCTTTGCCGGATATTAATACTGAGCAGGAAGACGGGGCGGTAGCGATGGCCAATGCGGGCAAGAAAAATATTTTTGGATTCCCGCATCTGATACTCGGAGCTGTGGCCATTTTTCTGCATGTAGGCACGCAGGTGGTAGCTATTGATACCATTATTGGTTATGCCACCACCATGCATATTCCCTTGATGGAAGCCAAAACATTTCCCTCCTATACGTTATTTGTCACCATCTGCGGTTATCTGCTGGGCATTATAACGATCCCGCGTATACTGAGTCAGGTCAATGCTTTGCGTATCTGTACGGTATTAGGCGCTTTATTTACACTGGGCATTATTTACATGCGGGGAGAAGTAAAACTGCTGGGACATACTACTGATATCTCCATCTGGTTTGTAGCGCTGCTGGGTTTTGCTAATTCGTTGGTATGGGCTGGTATCTGGCCACTGGCGCTGGATGGCCTGGGACGTTTCACTAAATTGGGAGCTTCCCTGATGATCATGGGGTTAAGCGGCAATGCTATGCTGCCTCCTTTGTATGGTTATTTTGCAGACAGGTATGATGTGCGTCATGCTTATTGGGTGCTGTTTCCCTGTTATCTGTACCTGATTTTTTACGCGTTTTATGGTCATCGTATCAGACAGTGGACCAGTTCTATAAAAATTCAACCGGAAAAACAGTTGCATGGAACAGAGAAAGTATAA
- the nagA gene encoding N-acetylglucosamine-6-phosphate deacetylase, with the protein MEQRKYKIVNGHIITPYRIIRNGTLITEGRRILAVSERDVEMPDATVIDAGGQYVSPGFIDLHIHGGGGYDFMDGTVEAFLKVAEKHLEYGTTTMVPTTLSSDRASLLKALEIYEAAHAQNTTGARFAGLHLEGPYVAMSQRGAQDPRYIRNPEEAEYMEVLAASDAVVRWSAAPELPGALPFGRYLRSRGILAAAAHTDAIYEEMLEAYENGYTHITHLYSAMSSVTRRNAFRYAGVVEAAFLIDNMTVEIIADGIHLPAPLLKLVYKIKGPGKTALITDAMRAAGMPPGESVLGGLHNGIKVLVEDGVAKLPDRTSFAGSVATADRLVRTMVQLAEVPLQEAIQMITATPASIAGIDDRKGSLVAGKDADIVFFDEQIQVSTVFIEGEQMYGKETTL; encoded by the coding sequence ATGGAACAGAGAAAGTATAAGATTGTCAATGGCCATATTATCACACCTTACCGGATCATACGTAATGGTACGCTGATTACAGAAGGCAGGCGTATTCTGGCGGTGAGTGAACGGGATGTGGAAATGCCTGATGCGACGGTGATAGATGCAGGTGGACAGTATGTGTCTCCGGGGTTTATAGATCTGCATATCCATGGTGGCGGTGGTTATGATTTTATGGATGGTACGGTGGAAGCTTTTCTTAAAGTAGCGGAGAAACATCTGGAATATGGTACCACTACGATGGTGCCTACTACACTGAGTAGTGACAGGGCCAGTTTACTCAAGGCGCTCGAAATATATGAAGCCGCACATGCACAGAATACTACCGGCGCCCGTTTTGCCGGGCTTCACCTGGAAGGTCCTTATGTAGCCATGAGCCAGCGGGGAGCACAGGACCCGCGTTATATCCGTAATCCGGAAGAAGCCGAATATATGGAAGTGCTGGCCGCATCAGATGCAGTGGTACGCTGGAGTGCTGCCCCGGAGCTGCCGGGAGCATTACCTTTTGGCCGTTATCTCCGTTCCCGCGGTATACTCGCCGCCGCCGCGCATACTGATGCTATTTATGAAGAAATGCTGGAAGCTTACGAGAACGGCTATACGCATATTACCCATTTGTATTCTGCCATGTCCAGTGTCACACGCCGCAACGCCTTTCGTTATGCCGGTGTGGTAGAAGCAGCTTTCCTGATTGATAATATGACAGTAGAGATCATCGCTGATGGGATTCACCTGCCGGCTCCTTTATTAAAGCTGGTGTATAAGATCAAAGGACCAGGTAAAACGGCGCTGATCACCGATGCCATGCGTGCCGCGGGAATGCCGCCAGGGGAGAGCGTTTTAGGGGGATTGCATAATGGTATAAAGGTGTTGGTGGAAGATGGAGTAGCTAAACTGCCGGACCGTACTTCATTTGCCGGCAGTGTGGCCACAGCGGACAGACTGGTGCGTACCATGGTGCAACTGGCCGAAGTGCCCTTGCAGGAGGCCATACAGATGATCACGGCCACACCGGCGTCTATTGCTGGTATAGATGACAGGAAAGGATCTCTGGTAGCAGGTAAAGATGCTGATATTGTTTTTTTTGATGAACAGATACAGGTAAGTACCGTTTTTATAGAAGGAGAACAGATGTACGGTAAAGAGACAACGTTGTAA
- a CDS encoding NAD-dependent epimerase/dehydratase family protein, protein MSENIQAAVETLLQPSAALVAEMAALEGDILILGVGGKIGPSLAKLAKQAIDKSGVPRKVIGVSRLTEPGLKEQLEQDGIETIAADLMNEEDLAALPDVKNVLYLAGTKFGTTGKEAFTWAMNTYLPGRVAEKYRNSRIVVYSTGNVYPLTPVLAGGADESMAPAPVGEYGQSCLGRERVFQHFSGKYNTPLLVYRLNYANDLQYGVLLEIAKSVRDGKPIDLRMGHVNVIWQGDANEMALRSFTHCAVPAKLLNITGPETAPVRWIAGEFGKIFGKAPVFLHEEEATALLSNAAESFRLFGYPKVSLKEMIGLTAAWMEQGGRTISKATHFQEREGQF, encoded by the coding sequence ATGAGCGAAAATATACAGGCGGCAGTGGAAACACTGCTGCAGCCGTCAGCTGCGCTGGTGGCGGAAATGGCGGCACTGGAAGGAGATATCCTTATCCTGGGTGTGGGCGGTAAAATAGGCCCTAGTCTGGCTAAACTGGCCAAACAGGCAATTGACAAATCCGGTGTGCCCCGCAAGGTGATAGGCGTATCCAGGCTTACAGAGCCAGGTTTAAAGGAACAGCTGGAACAAGATGGTATCGAAACCATCGCCGCTGATCTGATGAATGAAGAAGATCTGGCTGCACTACCGGACGTAAAAAATGTATTATACCTCGCCGGTACTAAATTCGGTACCACCGGCAAAGAAGCCTTCACCTGGGCTATGAATACCTATCTGCCGGGAAGAGTGGCGGAAAAATACCGTAACTCCCGGATTGTGGTGTACTCTACCGGTAACGTATATCCGCTGACACCGGTGCTGGCTGGTGGCGCAGATGAATCGATGGCGCCCGCTCCGGTAGGAGAATACGGACAGTCTTGTCTGGGAAGGGAAAGAGTGTTTCAGCATTTCTCCGGAAAATACAATACGCCGTTGCTGGTATACCGGCTCAATTATGCCAACGATCTGCAATACGGCGTACTGCTCGAAATCGCTAAGTCCGTACGCGATGGTAAACCCATCGATTTGCGCATGGGGCATGTGAATGTTATCTGGCAGGGCGATGCCAATGAAATGGCGCTGCGTAGTTTTACACATTGTGCCGTGCCAGCCAAACTGCTGAATATCACCGGGCCTGAAACAGCGCCGGTACGCTGGATCGCCGGAGAGTTTGGTAAGATCTTCGGAAAAGCACCGGTATTTCTGCATGAAGAAGAAGCCACTGCCTTGTTAAGTAATGCTGCAGAAAGTTTCCGTTTGTTTGGTTATCCCAAAGTATCGCTGAAGGAAATGATAGGGCTTACTGCGGCCTGGATGGAACAGGGCGGCCGTACTATCTCCAAGGCAACTCATTTCCAGGAAAGGGAAGGACAGTTCTAA
- a CDS encoding dihydrodipicolinate synthase family protein — protein MKMIPDLLYSGTVIPAHPLALNQHRQLDEYRQRRLTRYYMASGAGGVAVGVHTTQFVIRDPRVGLYETVLRLAAEEIEVAQLTRPFIRVAGLCGPTAQAADEARIALKYGYHMGLLSLGGLNHLSEGELIAHVRTVSEIIPVFGFYLQPSVGGRILSYRFWEQLVEIPGVKAIKTAPFNRYQTLDVMRAVCHSSRCEDIALYTGNDDNIVADLLTTYRFTVNGREVIKRFAGGLLGHWSVWTSQVIPLFERIKRCILEDYSGAGELLQQGIAVTDMNAALFDPSNAFKGSIAGIHEVLRRQGLMEGIWCLDEAETLSPGQLEEIDRVVAAWPQLTDDNFVKAFLAKETNIVTHA, from the coding sequence ATGAAAATGATTCCTGATTTATTATATAGTGGCACTGTAATCCCAGCGCACCCGCTGGCTTTAAACCAGCACCGGCAGCTGGACGAATACCGTCAACGCCGCCTAACCCGTTATTATATGGCTAGTGGCGCCGGTGGCGTAGCGGTAGGTGTACATACTACCCAGTTTGTTATCCGTGACCCACGGGTAGGGTTATACGAAACGGTGCTGCGGCTGGCGGCAGAAGAGATAGAAGTGGCACAGCTTACCCGTCCTTTTATCCGGGTGGCAGGCCTCTGCGGGCCTACAGCCCAGGCGGCAGATGAGGCCAGGATCGCTTTAAAATATGGTTATCATATGGGGCTGTTAAGTCTGGGTGGGCTTAATCATCTTTCGGAAGGAGAACTGATTGCACATGTGCGTACGGTTTCTGAGATCATACCGGTATTTGGTTTTTATCTGCAACCCTCTGTGGGCGGCCGTATTCTGAGTTATCGCTTCTGGGAACAGCTGGTGGAAATCCCCGGAGTGAAGGCTATCAAAACGGCGCCTTTTAACCGTTACCAGACACTTGATGTGATGAGGGCAGTCTGTCATTCATCGCGCTGCGAAGACATTGCATTGTATACCGGCAATGATGATAATATTGTGGCGGACCTGTTGACGACGTATCGCTTTACTGTCAACGGCCGGGAGGTAATCAAACGATTCGCCGGTGGTCTGCTTGGACATTGGTCTGTATGGACCAGTCAGGTAATACCGCTCTTTGAAAGGATAAAAAGGTGTATACTTGAGGATTATTCAGGAGCAGGAGAACTGTTACAGCAAGGTATCGCTGTCACAGATATGAATGCGGCCCTTTTTGATCCGTCTAATGCGTTTAAAGGCTCCATTGCGGGCATCCATGAGGTATTACGGCGGCAGGGGCTGATGGAAGGTATCTGGTGCCTGGATGAAGCAGAAACTTTATCCCCCGGACAGCTGGAAGAAATTGATCGGGTAGTGGCTGCCTGGCCGCAGTTAACCGACGACAATTTTGTAAAAGCTTTTCTGGCAAAGGAAACAAACATTGTCACCCATGCTTAA
- a CDS encoding M20 metallopeptidase family protein, whose translation MLKEKIRQLANSIQEEAVANRRYLHAHPELSYKEINTAAFIAGKLKELNIPFEPMANTGLVALLSGNKPGDGKVIALRADIDALPIRELNDVPYKSMHDGVMHACGHDVHTSSLLATANILSKMKDDFSGTVKFIFQPAEELIPGGASMMIKEGVLENPRPQNILGQHTMPELPVGKVGFRGGRYMASNDEIFITVKGKGGHGAMPHLGIDPVVIACHIVIGLQQIVSRRANVMLPSVLSFGKMIANGATNVIPDEVRLEGTFRSLDETWRREAHEKIRKMAISIAEGMEGHCHIEIHQGYPVLVNNEKLTDITRAHAAAYLGADNVVDLDIWMAAEDFAYYTHAADACFYRLGVRNESRGIISGLHTATFDADEHALETGSGLMAYLALKTLGN comes from the coding sequence ATGCTTAAAGAAAAAATCCGCCAACTGGCAAACAGTATTCAGGAAGAAGCAGTGGCCAACCGCCGCTATCTGCATGCGCACCCCGAGCTGTCATACAAGGAAATAAATACGGCCGCATTTATTGCCGGTAAACTGAAAGAGCTCAATATTCCTTTTGAGCCGATGGCCAATACCGGACTGGTGGCGTTGCTCAGCGGCAACAAACCAGGCGATGGAAAGGTAATCGCTCTACGGGCAGATATTGATGCCTTGCCGATCAGGGAACTGAATGATGTGCCCTATAAGTCCATGCATGATGGTGTGATGCATGCTTGCGGTCATGATGTGCACACTTCTTCGCTGCTGGCTACCGCCAATATTCTCAGCAAAATGAAAGATGATTTCTCCGGTACGGTGAAATTTATTTTTCAACCGGCAGAGGAACTGATTCCTGGCGGCGCCAGTATGATGATCAAAGAAGGGGTGCTCGAAAACCCGCGTCCGCAGAATATCCTGGGACAGCATACCATGCCGGAGCTGCCGGTAGGTAAAGTGGGTTTCAGAGGTGGTCGTTATATGGCGAGCAACGATGAAATATTTATCACAGTCAAAGGCAAAGGCGGACATGGTGCGATGCCTCATCTGGGCATCGATCCGGTGGTGATAGCCTGTCATATTGTGATCGGGCTGCAACAGATTGTAAGCAGAAGGGCCAACGTTATGTTGCCTTCTGTACTTTCTTTCGGGAAGATGATAGCCAACGGCGCCACCAATGTGATCCCCGACGAGGTAAGGCTGGAAGGTACTTTCCGCTCGCTGGACGAAACCTGGCGCCGCGAAGCACATGAGAAGATCCGCAAAATGGCCATCTCCATTGCCGAAGGCATGGAAGGACATTGCCATATTGAAATACATCAGGGTTATCCCGTGCTGGTCAATAATGAAAAACTGACCGACATTACCCGCGCCCATGCAGCAGCGTACCTGGGCGCAGATAATGTAGTAGACCTGGACATCTGGATGGCAGCAGAAGATTTTGCTTATTATACCCATGCTGCAGATGCCTGCTTCTACCGGCTAGGTGTCCGTAATGAGTCGAGAGGTATTATTTCCGGTCTGCATACTGCCACTTTTGATGCAGACGAGCATGCACTTGAAACCGGGTCCGGCCTGATGGCCTACCTGGCGCTCAAAACACTGGGCAACTAA